TCACTAACAAGATTGCTAAGATATTTGGTAAAAGCAAACAGAGAAAACGGAAAAGCAGAATGGTGCTATGAATGATTGTcatcaataaatgtcaaaacatggaatgacGGTCATGTTTCAGGTACAAATGTGGGGAATACAGGAAATTATATGTTGTCATCTCTAtcttaaaacaatgcatttctatcaCAGATTTCAGGAAAATACCAGATAATGATTATGTGGCTTTGATATAAAAACGGACATTCAGTTTTTAAACCGTCACTCAACCTAACGTAAGTGTTGACAGGTCACCGTAacctgagaaatgtcaaattgatcaaattcattattcacagcaagcAAGCGTAATTTACATCACTTAAACACACTTCTGAACAATGAAGTTATCAGAAAATCACCATTAACTAGTGTAATACTAGtaggtcattgtttacatgggtcacAAGTCAGGCTTATTTTCTATAAATAGCCACGGAGCAGGAGTGTACACAAGAAATAGtccctgacaaacattgttgctatcacccacaatgcacaatgattCCAGACATAGAATAAAATACCAGTTAGATACATTAAATACATAAGCCTGTACAATAACTGTGAAGGATAAAACACCAGTAGTAAAATCTTGCATGAATATAAACAGCGTTATAACACGCAGTGGTAATTAGGTCATATCTGACAAGTGCTGCTACAGCGAACTTTCAGTGCTAGATAACGCATAGATGTCAACAGTGGACATGCCCCCTTAAagtgacacaagtaagtgaacttCAGAACCGTCTGTGATGTTGCcatcttattatttactttaaagTTTTAAAGTTAAAAATGTGGATGGACATTTGCAGGTAGGTCATGATATAGCGAAGATAGGTGACATGCGTGATGGacaatgtttacattatgttttggatacttttactgtatttacGTAGATTCCATTACAATATCTAACCAAATTCTAAGACGCTTTTCTATTAAAATAGTGAACAATTTACCTGTGACATTCAGAATAGAAATACCTCTATAATTGTTAGGGTCGGAACGTTTACCCGACTTATACAAAGGCAAAATCATACCTATATTCCATGATTTTGGAAAATCGCCAGTATTTAAGACCCTATTAAAGAGACGTTTCAAATAAGGTATAATAATATTTCCCAACATCTTAATAAATTCTGGGGGTAATCCATCCTGACCTGCAGATTGACCACTTTTTAAACTTTTCAAAGCATCTACTATTTCTCTATCAGTTATTTCACCTGACAAAAGATTATCGGTGATATGCAAATAGTTACAATCTTCACACAAATGTGAATTTATAAATTTGGAGATAACATTCAGCTATATTGCATATATGCATGTAGAATAACAATCTTCCGAAGTCTAAAGATCCATACTCATATTCCGAATGACCCACAAAGATGCATCAGTTTTAATAACTGGTTGGCTGTATGTGTAGAACACGAAACATCTTACATAAAATCACTTATTCACAGCTGTCAAACGATTCAACCTTCGCTGAAGGCAACGAAGAACAGTTGTTAACTACAGGTTTTTTATTTGCTGCAGTGTCACCTCCATGAGTGCTTGACACAAACATGGTAATACTGGTGATAAAAACCGGtgatcaaataaagtgaaattaaagcCAAACACCCTCATACCAAATCTCCAGGCTATGATATAGGTGCTATATAATAACAAAATTCACGACCTTCCAATAAACGAGAAATTTTAGGAAACAATACCAGATGCATCGCGTTGGGTTCACAACCAGTTCTACAACCTGCAAATAGCATAAATATGACCCTACTGGGTAAAGGGTGAAGGTAGATGGAAGTCAATGGTGAGGTCCATCGAAACTGGTTAGGGGATGTCAAGCGTACATGCAATGGTGAACAAAGTCAGTGACGagattgtttgaatgtttttaaaTCGTCTAAAGACCTGATGCCATACACCTGGGGAGCCCTTGTCTCATGTAAGTCCTGACCACACAGTTCAGATCCCACGATGTACGTCTTTTCTAGTTTCTCCTGGCTCCAGTGTAAAACAGTGTCTATTGCAGGTGTTTTCAGACCAACAATCTGTGCTAAACCTTTGTACACCACAAGACCAAATGGAACATCCTCTGTTAGATACCGGCTCTTAAAGTCTGGTGTATACCCATCGTCAGCTTTAAGCATGGGATGGAATAATCCATTATATGCCTGGTTTGTTCTCAAAGCTTGTTTAAGGCTGCTGGAATCCGTAATGGACGATCCATAAGTGTCTACAAGCCATTGAAGTCCACTTGTGCATTCATCTGATCTTCCCTGCAATATGTTTAACTTGATCATATTGACTTCACCGTCCAGGCTACTGATCCAGTGTGCTTGGATGTCATCTGCACCGCGATAGAAAAGAGGAATTTCGgatttgaacgttttattgCAATCTTTCCATTTTCCATAAAAGATTCCAAGATGCATCACACCGACCATGTGAGTTAGGCCTAGACCGTGACTCACTTGCTGAATAATTGGAAACTTCCCCCAGATCTTCTGTAACTGATAAAACGGATTCAGGAGAGTTTCATCATCATTGTGAATGACAAACATCTTCAGTATCTCCTTAATGCCAATTACATCCACCTTGACGCCATACTCAGATATTCTGCAAGCCCAGGGAAGGGATTCCGCCGATATGATCATCAGGTCATAAAATTTATCTTGTAAAATGTGACGGGCTTGAAACTCAAAACCTGGCTGTCCGGGTAAGGCCAGAAGGGTGGTTCTCTTCTGTATGTAGGGTTCAATGGCAGCCAGGTATTTCCCATGGGATGATGCAGGGACAACCAAGATGACGATGTTTGCTCCTGGCACCACGTCTGCAGGGGCGTCAGATATGGCATGGGGGTTAGCTTTGCATATACGTGATTTGCCTTTGAAAGATGGGAATGAACATGACAGAATGTTGTTTTCTGCAGCTTTTGTCCATTCCTGAGCCTGGGAAAGAGCAAGGACGCGACATATCATATCAGGCTTTGAAGACACTAAAGTTGAGAGAACATGGGCTCCATTGCCTCCACCACAGATGAGAACAGTTACTGTCATCTTCAAGTCTGTAAGACCCAGAACACCTGTAAAAGTATCAGTTTTGCTGCAGACAATAATTTCAAGCAACACACTTTATTCATTTCTCTACATCCtgatactgaaatggtatacGTACTCTGTATGGcatgtatgtttttatttgcATATAATCAGTGCAATGAAATTCTATATCGTCCACTTGCGTAATGTAGTCTTGAATGTCAAGTCATTATCTTTCATTTTACGgaagtgttacgagagtgtactTCCTGTAAACTGTGTTATTgattgagtgatagttattatgagtcacatttcatatcataagtgctcagtgctattagtattttagcggcaggcCTTTTAGGTAGTTCTCTAGAATTATGTTcctttgagtatgtgttttgattaattattgacttccgggagactacgaGAAGGTTCGAAGTTAAAGGCGATGGTAGTTTTGTGCTcgaatattcaagaatcagtgactgtgggtatatataaggctggttgtcgtgttgTCGACACGAGATGCACACGGATCGGCCTACAGCTATCTACCTCGTCGCCTGATTGTCAACACCGACCTACATCCAAAACTGGCCTCTCGCCGTGGAAcgttcagtataactgtttctcattctcaaaccaagactttggtgagttgatatgaCATTATACTTGTGTCCCACTACTTTAgttttgactcagttgcattttACATGAATCCTTTATTGTGAATCTTTGCATCTTGCTTTGGTTTGCTCAatacatattactgaatattttagacatgtCGTTGTTATACTTTGCTGGTTAGTGATAAACCCACTTACTTCCGGCAACTGTTCTGAACGAACTAGATTATGAATGTTACCAGCATCACCTTTGTTTCAGTGAGTATGCTAAAAATCTCATTCAGTTGCTATATGCACTATTTCGGCAAATTATCAGACTATCAGTTAAGCCACATTGAAAATAGGAACAAGGTTGTTTTTCCCATCGCGGACTCGATGAAACCTACTCGTTATTGATATGCTCAGTTTGGGGTAAGAGGTTATGATCCAATGAGCTGAATACATGCATATGTGTAGCCACGCAGATGTTTAGTATAAATTTTATTCatgtaacaaatattttattgtttattattcGTTTACAGTAATGAATTTTCAGACACCATTAAACTTGCATAACTATTGAGAATTATATAATATTTTACTACATGTTTTCTACAATGAAGGAGCATTTACTGAAGGTACACCATCACGTCCGCTCGAAAGTTTTGTTCATATTCATACAAAATGAACACAATTTCTGAAAGCGCCGGGGGCAATtttatgtgtatttttgtaGAATTTAATTGTACAATGAAAAACGAAAGAACAACAACCGCTGACAAAACCCATCAACTCCATCCACCTCATCGAGGCAACAGTTATTAAATTTGGTCTTAGATTTTCATCAAATGTTGTGAGCTCGTTTGTTTTGACAAGCAATGAAAGGAACTGGGTGTTATTTTACCAGCAAATATTCTTTCGTACTTTCTACACACCGCAGCAAATGTGTGTCCAAAAACTGGGACGATATCTGCAGTTGGGGACAGggttatatatatgtattacgTTATGGGCTATATTCACCTGATTCCTGGGCTCCACACAGTAATAAAAAGAGAAACCCTGTCTGTTTAGCGGTAGGTTGTTCTTTTGAACCCATACATGTCAACAGGTTATAGTCTATATTCACTTGATTCTTGGGTTCCACACAGTAATGAGAGAGAAACCCTGTCTGTTTagcgttaggttgttcttttGAACCCATACATGTCAACAGGTTATAGTCTATATTCACTTGATTCTTGGGTTCCACACAGTAATGAGAGAGAAACCCTGTCTGTTTagcgttaggttgttcttttGAACCCATACATGTCAACAGGTTATAGTCTATATTCACTTGATTCTTGGGTTCCACACAGTAATGAGAGAGAAACCCTGTCTGTTTAGCGGTAGGTTGTTCTTTTGAACCCATACATGTCAACAGGTTATAGTCTATATTCACTTGATTCTTGGGTTCCACACAGTAATGAGAGAGAAACCCTGTCTGTTTAGCGGTAGGTTGTTCTTTTGAACCCATACATGTCAACAGGTTATAGTCTATATTCACTTGATTCTTGGGTTCCACACAGTAATGAGAGAGAAACCCTGTCTGTTTAGCGGTAGGTTGTTCTTTTGAACCCATACATGTCAACAGGTTATAGTCTATATTCACTTGATTCTTGGGTTCCACACAGTAATGAGAGAGAAACCCTGTCTGTTTAGCGGTAGGTTGTTCTTTTGAACCCATACATGTCAACAGGTTATAGTCTATATTCACTTGATTCTTGGGTTCCACACAGTAATGAGAGAGAAACCCTGTCTGTTTAGCGGTAGGTTGTTCTTTTGAACCCATACATGTCAACAGGTTATAGTCTATATTCACTTGATTCTTGGGTTCCACACAGTAATGAGAGAGAAATACTATCTGTTTAGCGGAATTCTGTGTGGATTTTTTCAATGTGTTCGAATGTGTTGATAGATCACGTCTGTGGTTGAAGGAAAACGGAATCTCGCCTTAAATGTTCAGATGCATCCGTTCTATGTATTTAACCGTGTCCCTTCTTGCGTTAagtttgaaaataaattttcaGACAGCTTTGAGTGTAAACTGC
This genomic stretch from Haliotis asinina isolate JCU_RB_2024 chromosome 4, JCU_Hal_asi_v2, whole genome shotgun sequence harbors:
- the LOC137281013 gene encoding opine dehydrogenase-like, producing the protein MTVTVLICGGGNGAHVLSTLVSSKPDMICRVLALSQAQEWTKAAENNILSCSFPSFKGKSRICKANPHAISDAPADVVPGANIVILVVPASSHGKYLAAIEPYIQKRTTLLALPGQPGFEFQARHILQDKFYDLMIISAESLPWACRISEYGVKVDVIGIKEILKMFVIHNDDETLLNPFYQLQKIWGKFPIIQQVSHGLGLTHMVGVMHLGIFYGKWKDCNKTFKSEIPLFYRGADDIQAHWISSLDGEVNMIKLNILQGRSDECTSGLQWLVDTYGSSITDSSSLKQALRTNQAYNGLFHPMLKADDGYTPDFKSRYLTEDVPFGLVVYKGLAQIVGLKTPAIDTVLHWSQEKLEKTYIVGSELCGQDLHETRAPQVYGIRSLDDLKTFKQSRH